The proteins below are encoded in one region of Mya arenaria isolate MELC-2E11 chromosome 15, ASM2691426v1:
- the LOC128219844 gene encoding zinc finger CCCH domain-containing protein 13-like isoform X2 — MSKSKRKVTVDADERKKPSVFERLGPGALRRQVGNFEDSDSDEFVQRCRNWDNTGTCSYGNKCKFLHDTKGKPRKEESREDLRLRVKPRKGKQMASQSDSDDSGERDLEYKEKLELERQRQQLQRELSQLDEQEAPPVRGATRENFRIQTKMPKQVSSSDSDSSDSRSRSRPRKQGKKKPKRKQHSKSPTKGRLRSPSPGFTSDEPHKKHKKKSKKKHSRGDSVSDIDRGSEPEQKTRKLLSPLKFKKTKNVISKTITAFHSDEEPENLAQPPKMSLTMPSRSPPHGIVIPALPKLKSPRSRSPSSDEGHRVEKVREKISVTPGKKKKDRRVSPEYVREPKGEKVKGSKRRSRSRSVSLNRSSSMSYSPDGKKAKKAEKKKKKKELESSFEKMKDTSLDRSRGFEGRERDRDMSPASSFRDVSPMPSGKKKKDKKKKDKKKNRDLSLGREEVVVDRKRKDKGVRERERDRSESPPPAPQGRKQEKRGIDRAARKEFEGRGRSPQRRVSRSPPYQDRRARSPEPLLREPVERDDRDRETREREPRDTRDSRRELRPDPRETRADPRDTSRHDSRESRTADPRETRLDPRDSRLDQRDRDVRGQREPRNDSRDGRDRDGRDLRERDKEIRDRDIRERDRDRPEPRDARDRREPRDRDDIRDLHDPRDRPGPGSRDFDRDIPPRDLPPRDIRDIPIVRDGRDLPPARDLPPVRDLAPGRDILDPPPPLVVGDRRDRYPAPLGDDRFRDEPRFEDARYAPPPLVPPVGGFDDRGGRYPQRGEPERYPGDLPDRPGAPYGGRMDREPRDLSGDRRGEPLDAPFDRYSGPNRGEPRYGGMGRGGRYDPRDRRDQRDSRGGEWERGRGRNRGNRGRGGGPQDRGGRRGDWEGGRHDDGYPGERRDWGDRKEERRDDRRPLPRDDSRDRNENKADADRDRDKPDTRDRDKPEIRDREGRDERESLKSKDSGRDSGKDHRDDRRPPRADRKDDRFNDRDRKDEKTEKREDSRKRDTDSDSSKKRDEDRDKDLPRGKGREREDERDRDQKRGKAQEREENKDIPREKLRERDDECERKDRVRGQEEEGEKRRERGRDRDGRSRDGEDRKREDSVDTSRKRKERSRTKSRSPSVKKPRDSSPALSTLSKKSQREPDIDKHSEKGSVCGSERSRRSRTRKSRKDEEKRENRKPLKGSDVEGREKKRSRSRSHSRDSKDSKRQRLDSFSEGEGQLAGFVIKDTVGSDREDGGNLDNIDPNFSDWSDEDSDDDILNRPGENSPKKPDVDGDVKGSPTDSPTVEGQEEGKQAGDGEGDEVGLVDRVKLAAVDALQIDWSSLARDERPVLQTGSALQRFKPGALFARMGVSRAYAGEEVYKQVLETCRQHEKEDSKKEDSVKEPEDSPPTAEKETEIKQEITSEDPTKPIESKTVEKSPVTEETINPEDKDFNFLSDVAMLHSSALQKLRERRSLMSNIGSYRRALCARRDLEMRRQLCKADKVLDVSQLFTSQDMDIELFRQSVQLLRQARHPDTVEKQVPDTPGDHTLGNHSPTPIACP; from the exons ATGAGCAAAAGCAAGAGGAAGGTTACAGTGGATGCCGATGAACGTAAAAAGCCCAGTGTCTTTGAGCGTCTAGGCCCTGGGGCTCTGCGACGACAAGTCGGAAATTTCGAGGACTCCGATTCAGAt GAGTTTGTCCAGAGATGCAGAAATTGGGACAATACAGGAACTTGTTCCTATGGCAACAAGTGTAAATTTCTGCATGACACCAAAGGAAAGCC GCGGAAAGAAGAGAGTCGTGAGGATCTAAGGCTACGAGTGAAGCCGAGGAAAGGCAAGCAGATGGCTAGTCAGAGTGATTCAGACGATTCTGGGGAGAGAG ACCTGGAGTACAAGGAAAAACTTGAGCTAGAGAGACAACGACAGCAGCTGCAGAGGGAACTCAGCCAGCTGGACGAGCAGGAGGCCCCACCAGTACGGGGGGCGACGCGGGAAAACTTCCGCATCCAGACCAAGATGCCCAAG CAGGTGAGCAGTTCTGACTCCGACAGTTCAGACAGCCGCAGCCGAAGCCGACCAAGAAAACAGGG GAAAAAAAAGCCAAAGAGAAAGCAGCATTCCAAATCTCCGACTAAGGGAAGGCTAAGGAGCCCAAGCCCAGG CTTTACCAGTGATGAGCCCCACAAGAAACACAAGAAGAAATCCAAGAAGAAACACAGTCGGGGGGACTCTGTCTCAGATATAGACAGAGGGTCGGAACCAGAGCAAAAAACACGCAAATTACTCAGTCCCCTGAAGTTTAAGAAGActaaaaatgtcatatcaaaGACTATCACAGCTTTTCACTCTGATGAGGAGCCTGAAAACCTGGCACAGCCCCCTAAAATGAGCCTGACCATGCCCTCACGGTCGCCACCGCACGGCATTGTTATTCCTGCCCTGCCAAAACTGAAATcaccaaggtcaaggtcaccatcaAGTGATGAAGGCCATAGGGTGGAAAAAGTTAGGGAGAAGATATCTGTTACTCCTGGAAAGAAGAAAAAGGACAGGAGAGTTTCACCAGAGTATGTAAGGGAGCCGAAGGGTGAAAAGGTGAAAGGGTCAAAgagaaggtcaaggtcaaggtctgTGAGTTTAAATAGGTCAAGCTCAATGTCATATTCACCTGATGGGAAAAAAGCAAAGAAAGctgaaaagaagaagaaaaagaaagaattgGAATCATCATTTGAGAAGATGAAAGACACATCTCTAGACAGATCTAGAGGATTTGAAGGGCGAGAAAGAGATAGGGACATGAGTCCAGCATCCAGTTTCAGAGACGTTTCGCCCATGCCCAGtggaaaaaagaagaaagataAGAAAAAGAAGGATAAGAAGAAGAATCGAGACCTGTCTTTAGGTCGCGAGGAGGTGGTGGTCGATAGGAAGAGGAAGGATAAGGGGGTGAGGGAGCGGGAGAGAGACAGATCAGAGTCACCCCCTCCTGCACCCCAGGGCCGTAAACAGGAGAAAAGAGGCATCGACAGGGCTGCTAGAAAAGAGTTTG AAGGTCGTGGGAGGTCACCTCAACGGCGAGTGTCAAGGTCACCTCCATATCAAGATAGAAGGGCAAGGTCACCAGAGCCACTGCTTAGAG AGCCGGTAGAGCGAGATGATAGGGATCGTGAAACACGGGAAAGGGAACCAAGGGACACGAGAGATTCCAGGAGGGAGTTGAGGCCAGATCCACGGGAAACTAGAGCTGATCCACGGGACACCAGCAGGCATGATTCGCGGGAATCCAGAACTGCTGATCCACGGGAAACTAGACTTGATCCGCGTGATTCCAGGCTTGATCAGAGGGATAGGGATGTCCGAGGACAGAGAGAGCCAAGGAATGACTCAAGAGATGGCAGGGATCGTGATGGGAGGGACTTAAGGGAACGAGATAAAGAAATACGGGACAGGGATATAAGAGAGAGGGACAGAGATCGGCCAGAACCGAGGGATGCGAGGGACAGAAG GGAGCCTAGAGACCGAGATGACATCCGTGATCTCCACGATCCTAGAGACCGGCCCGGCCCAGGTAGTCGAGACTTTGACCGGGACATTCCCCCTCGGGACCTCCCGCCTCGTGACATAAGAGACATACCAATTGTGAGAGATGGGAGAGATCTACCCCCTGCACGGGATCTACCACCGGTTAGGGATCTTGCCCCTGGGCGAGACATTCTGGACCCACCTCCACCCCTTGTGGTGGGGGACAGGAGAGACAGATACCCTGCCCCCCTGGGGGATGACAGGTTTAGGGATGAGCCCAG GTTTGAAGATGCGAGATATGCCCCGCCCCCACTTGTCCCACCAGTTGGTGGGTTTGATGACCGTGGTGGGCGCTATCCCCAGAGAGGGGAGCCCGAGAGGTACCCAGGGGACTTGCCTGACCGCCCTGGGGCTCCGTACGGGGGCCGGATGGATAGGGAGCCGAGGGATTTGTCAGGAGACCGGAGAGGAGAGCCCTTAGATGCACCTTTTGACAGATACTCGGGGCCAAATAGGGGGGAACCCAGATATGGAG GAATGGGTCGTGGTGGTCGCTATGACCCGCGGGATAGAAGGGACCAGAGAGACTCCCGTGGGGGGGAATGGGAAAGGGGCCGGGGACGAAACAGGGGAAATAGGGGTCGGGGTGGAGGACCACAGGACA GAGGAGGTCGTCGTGGCGATTGGGAGGGTGGTCGTCATGATGATGGCTACCCGGGCGAGAGGCGGGACTGGGGAGACAGGAAGGAGGAGAGAAGAGATGACAGACGACCCCTTCCCCGGGATGATAGCAG gGATCGCAATGAAAACAAGGCAGATGCTGACCGGGACAGAGACAAGCCGGACACTCGGGACAGGGACAAACCAGAAATACGAGACAGGGAGGGAAGGGATGAAAGGGAATCCCTGAAGAGTAAAGATAGTGGAAGGGACAGCGGAAAAGATCACCGAGATGACAGAAGGCCACCGCGGGCTGACAGGAAGGACGACAG GTTCAATGATAGAGACCGAAAAGATGAAAAGACTGAGAAAAGAGAAGATTCCAGAAAACGTGACACAGATTCTGACAGCAGTAAAAAACGGGATGAAGATCGAGATAAAGATCTGCCCCGGGGTAAGGGCAGAGAACGGGAGGATGAACGGGATAGAGATCAAAAAAGAGGGAAAGCACAGGAGCGGGAGGAAAACAAGGATATTCCGAGAGAGAAACTGCGTGAGAGAGACGATGAGTGTGAAAGGAAGGACAGAGTGAGAGGTCAGGAGGAGGAAGGGGAGAAGAGACGGGAACGGGGAAGAGACAGGGACGGCCGGAGCAGAGATGGTGAGGACAGGAAACGGGAGGATAGCGTTGACACATCAAG GAAAAGGAAGGAGCGGTCACGGACTAAGTCTCGTTCTCCGTCAGTGAAGAAGCCTAGGGACAGTTCCCCGGCATTGTCCACACTCAGCAAGAAGTCACAACGGGAACCAGATATAGACAAACACAGCGAGAAG GGCAGTGTGTGTGGTAGCGAGAGGTCACGCAGGTCAAGGACACGAAAATCACGGAAAGATGAGGAGAAACGTGAGAACAGGAAACCGCTAAAAGGAAGT GATGTGGAGGGTCGGGAGAAgaagaggtcaaggtcaaggtcacattccCGGGATAGCAAGGACAGCAAGAGACAGAGGCTGGATAGTTTCTCAGAAG GAGAAGGTCAGTTAGCGGGCTTTGTGATCAAGGATACAGTCGGCTCTGACAGGGAAG ATGGAGGCAACCTGGACAACATTGACCCCAACTTCAGTGATTGGTCAGACGAGGACTCTGATGATGATATCCTCAACAGGCCAGGAGAAAAT TCGCCTAAGAAGCCTGATGTTGATGGTGATGTGAAGGGAAGCCCCACTGACAGCCCAACAGTGGAGGGTCAGGAGGAGGGCAAGCAGGCAGGGGACGGGGAAGGGG ATGAAGTCGGGCTTGTCGACCGCGTGAAGTTGG CGGCTGTGGATGCCCTGCAGATTGACTGGTCAAGCCTGGCCCGTGATGAACGCCCAGTGCTACAGACTGGCTCAGCCCTGCAGCGGTTTAAGCCGGGGGCATTATTCGCGAGGATGGGCGTGTCACGGGCATACGCAGGAGAGGAGGTGTATAAGCAGGTGCTGGAGACGTGCAGACAACACGAGAAAGAGGACAGCAAGAAAGAGGACAGCG TCAAAGAACCAGAAGACAGTCCTCCAACCGcagaaaaagaaacagaaatcAAACAGGAGATTACTAGCGAAGATCCCACAAAGCCAATAGAATCAAAGACTGTAGAAAAATCACCAGTGACAGAGGAAACGATCAACCCAGAGGATAAAGACTTTAATTTCCTCAGTGATGTTGCCATGCTCCATTCTTCAGCACTACAGAAACTGAGAGAGCGTAGATCCCTGATGTCCAACATCGGGTCATACCGTCGAGCGCTGTGTGCACGCAGGGACCTAGAAATGAGAAGACAACTCTGCAAGGCTGATAAG GTGCTGGATGTGAGCCAGCTGTTCACTAGCCAGGATATGGACATAGAACTATTCAGACAGAGTGTACAGTTGCTCCGACAGGCCAGACACCCTGACACGGTGGAGAAACAGGTTCCTGACACGCCTGGTGATCACACACTCGGGAATCACTCGCCCACACCCATTGCCTGTCCATGA
- the LOC128219844 gene encoding zinc finger CCCH domain-containing protein 13-like isoform X1: MSKSKRKVTVDADERKKPSVFERLGPGALRRQVGNFEDSDSDEFVQRCRNWDNTGTCSYGNKCKFLHDTKGKPRKEESREDLRLRVKPRKGKQMASQSDSDDSGERDLEYKEKLELERQRQQLQRELSQLDEQEAPPVRGATRENFRIQTKMPKQVSSSDSDSSDSRSRSRPRKQGKKKPKRKQHSKSPTKGRLRSPSPGFTSDEPHKKHKKKSKKKHSRGDSVSDIDRGSEPEQKTRKLLSPLKFKKTKNVISKTITAFHSDEEPENLAQPPKMSLTMPSRSPPHGIVIPALPKLKSPRSRSPSSDEGHRVEKVREKISVTPGKKKKDRRVSPEYVREPKGEKVKGSKRRSRSRSVSLNRSSSMSYSPDGKKAKKAEKKKKKKELESSFEKMKDTSLDRSRGFEGRERDRDMSPASSFRDVSPMPSGKKKKDKKKKDKKKNRDLSLGREEVVVDRKRKDKGVRERERDRSESPPPAPQGRKQEKRGIDRAARKEFEGRGRSPQRRVSRSPPYQDRRARSPEPLLREPVERDDRDRETREREPRDTRDSRRELRPDPRETRADPRDTSRHDSRESRTADPRETRLDPRDSRLDQRDRDVRGQREPRNDSRDGRDRDGRDLRERDKEIRDRDIRERDRDRPEPRDARDRREPRDRDDIRDLHDPRDRPGPGSRDFDRDIPPRDLPPRDIRDIPIVRDGRDLPPARDLPPVRDLAPGRDILDPPPPLVVGDRRDRYPAPLGDDRFRDEPRFEDARYAPPPLVPPVGGFDDRGGRYPQRGEPERYPGDLPDRPGAPYGGRMDREPRDLSGDRRGEPLDAPFDRYSGPNRGEPRYGGMGRGGRYDPRDRRDQRDSRGGEWERGRGRNRGNRGRGGGPQDRGGRRGDWEGGRHDDGYPGERRDWGDRKEERRDDRRPLPRDDSRDRNENKADADRDRDKPDTRDRDKPEIRDREGRDERESLKSKDSGRDSGKDHRDDRRPPRADRKDDRFNDRDRKDEKTEKREDSRKRDTDSDSSKKRDEDRDKDLPRGKGREREDERDRDQKRGKAQEREENKDIPREKLRERDDECERKDRVRGQEEEGEKRRERGRDRDGRSRDGEDRKREDSVDTSRKRKERSRTKSRSPSVKKPRDSSPALSTLSKKSQREPDIDKHSEKGSVCGSERSRRSRTRKSRKDEEKRENRKPLKGSDVEGREKKRSRSRSHSRDSKDSKRQRLDSFSEGEGQLAGFVIKDTVGSDREDGGNLDNIDPNFSDWSDEDSDDDILNRPGENSPKKPDVDGDVKGSPTDSPTVEGQEEGKQAGDGEGEPEELESISSDEVGLVDRVKLAAVDALQIDWSSLARDERPVLQTGSALQRFKPGALFARMGVSRAYAGEEVYKQVLETCRQHEKEDSKKEDSVKEPEDSPPTAEKETEIKQEITSEDPTKPIESKTVEKSPVTEETINPEDKDFNFLSDVAMLHSSALQKLRERRSLMSNIGSYRRALCARRDLEMRRQLCKADKVLDVSQLFTSQDMDIELFRQSVQLLRQARHPDTVEKQVPDTPGDHTLGNHSPTPIACP; the protein is encoded by the exons ATGAGCAAAAGCAAGAGGAAGGTTACAGTGGATGCCGATGAACGTAAAAAGCCCAGTGTCTTTGAGCGTCTAGGCCCTGGGGCTCTGCGACGACAAGTCGGAAATTTCGAGGACTCCGATTCAGAt GAGTTTGTCCAGAGATGCAGAAATTGGGACAATACAGGAACTTGTTCCTATGGCAACAAGTGTAAATTTCTGCATGACACCAAAGGAAAGCC GCGGAAAGAAGAGAGTCGTGAGGATCTAAGGCTACGAGTGAAGCCGAGGAAAGGCAAGCAGATGGCTAGTCAGAGTGATTCAGACGATTCTGGGGAGAGAG ACCTGGAGTACAAGGAAAAACTTGAGCTAGAGAGACAACGACAGCAGCTGCAGAGGGAACTCAGCCAGCTGGACGAGCAGGAGGCCCCACCAGTACGGGGGGCGACGCGGGAAAACTTCCGCATCCAGACCAAGATGCCCAAG CAGGTGAGCAGTTCTGACTCCGACAGTTCAGACAGCCGCAGCCGAAGCCGACCAAGAAAACAGGG GAAAAAAAAGCCAAAGAGAAAGCAGCATTCCAAATCTCCGACTAAGGGAAGGCTAAGGAGCCCAAGCCCAGG CTTTACCAGTGATGAGCCCCACAAGAAACACAAGAAGAAATCCAAGAAGAAACACAGTCGGGGGGACTCTGTCTCAGATATAGACAGAGGGTCGGAACCAGAGCAAAAAACACGCAAATTACTCAGTCCCCTGAAGTTTAAGAAGActaaaaatgtcatatcaaaGACTATCACAGCTTTTCACTCTGATGAGGAGCCTGAAAACCTGGCACAGCCCCCTAAAATGAGCCTGACCATGCCCTCACGGTCGCCACCGCACGGCATTGTTATTCCTGCCCTGCCAAAACTGAAATcaccaaggtcaaggtcaccatcaAGTGATGAAGGCCATAGGGTGGAAAAAGTTAGGGAGAAGATATCTGTTACTCCTGGAAAGAAGAAAAAGGACAGGAGAGTTTCACCAGAGTATGTAAGGGAGCCGAAGGGTGAAAAGGTGAAAGGGTCAAAgagaaggtcaaggtcaaggtctgTGAGTTTAAATAGGTCAAGCTCAATGTCATATTCACCTGATGGGAAAAAAGCAAAGAAAGctgaaaagaagaagaaaaagaaagaattgGAATCATCATTTGAGAAGATGAAAGACACATCTCTAGACAGATCTAGAGGATTTGAAGGGCGAGAAAGAGATAGGGACATGAGTCCAGCATCCAGTTTCAGAGACGTTTCGCCCATGCCCAGtggaaaaaagaagaaagataAGAAAAAGAAGGATAAGAAGAAGAATCGAGACCTGTCTTTAGGTCGCGAGGAGGTGGTGGTCGATAGGAAGAGGAAGGATAAGGGGGTGAGGGAGCGGGAGAGAGACAGATCAGAGTCACCCCCTCCTGCACCCCAGGGCCGTAAACAGGAGAAAAGAGGCATCGACAGGGCTGCTAGAAAAGAGTTTG AAGGTCGTGGGAGGTCACCTCAACGGCGAGTGTCAAGGTCACCTCCATATCAAGATAGAAGGGCAAGGTCACCAGAGCCACTGCTTAGAG AGCCGGTAGAGCGAGATGATAGGGATCGTGAAACACGGGAAAGGGAACCAAGGGACACGAGAGATTCCAGGAGGGAGTTGAGGCCAGATCCACGGGAAACTAGAGCTGATCCACGGGACACCAGCAGGCATGATTCGCGGGAATCCAGAACTGCTGATCCACGGGAAACTAGACTTGATCCGCGTGATTCCAGGCTTGATCAGAGGGATAGGGATGTCCGAGGACAGAGAGAGCCAAGGAATGACTCAAGAGATGGCAGGGATCGTGATGGGAGGGACTTAAGGGAACGAGATAAAGAAATACGGGACAGGGATATAAGAGAGAGGGACAGAGATCGGCCAGAACCGAGGGATGCGAGGGACAGAAG GGAGCCTAGAGACCGAGATGACATCCGTGATCTCCACGATCCTAGAGACCGGCCCGGCCCAGGTAGTCGAGACTTTGACCGGGACATTCCCCCTCGGGACCTCCCGCCTCGTGACATAAGAGACATACCAATTGTGAGAGATGGGAGAGATCTACCCCCTGCACGGGATCTACCACCGGTTAGGGATCTTGCCCCTGGGCGAGACATTCTGGACCCACCTCCACCCCTTGTGGTGGGGGACAGGAGAGACAGATACCCTGCCCCCCTGGGGGATGACAGGTTTAGGGATGAGCCCAG GTTTGAAGATGCGAGATATGCCCCGCCCCCACTTGTCCCACCAGTTGGTGGGTTTGATGACCGTGGTGGGCGCTATCCCCAGAGAGGGGAGCCCGAGAGGTACCCAGGGGACTTGCCTGACCGCCCTGGGGCTCCGTACGGGGGCCGGATGGATAGGGAGCCGAGGGATTTGTCAGGAGACCGGAGAGGAGAGCCCTTAGATGCACCTTTTGACAGATACTCGGGGCCAAATAGGGGGGAACCCAGATATGGAG GAATGGGTCGTGGTGGTCGCTATGACCCGCGGGATAGAAGGGACCAGAGAGACTCCCGTGGGGGGGAATGGGAAAGGGGCCGGGGACGAAACAGGGGAAATAGGGGTCGGGGTGGAGGACCACAGGACA GAGGAGGTCGTCGTGGCGATTGGGAGGGTGGTCGTCATGATGATGGCTACCCGGGCGAGAGGCGGGACTGGGGAGACAGGAAGGAGGAGAGAAGAGATGACAGACGACCCCTTCCCCGGGATGATAGCAG gGATCGCAATGAAAACAAGGCAGATGCTGACCGGGACAGAGACAAGCCGGACACTCGGGACAGGGACAAACCAGAAATACGAGACAGGGAGGGAAGGGATGAAAGGGAATCCCTGAAGAGTAAAGATAGTGGAAGGGACAGCGGAAAAGATCACCGAGATGACAGAAGGCCACCGCGGGCTGACAGGAAGGACGACAG GTTCAATGATAGAGACCGAAAAGATGAAAAGACTGAGAAAAGAGAAGATTCCAGAAAACGTGACACAGATTCTGACAGCAGTAAAAAACGGGATGAAGATCGAGATAAAGATCTGCCCCGGGGTAAGGGCAGAGAACGGGAGGATGAACGGGATAGAGATCAAAAAAGAGGGAAAGCACAGGAGCGGGAGGAAAACAAGGATATTCCGAGAGAGAAACTGCGTGAGAGAGACGATGAGTGTGAAAGGAAGGACAGAGTGAGAGGTCAGGAGGAGGAAGGGGAGAAGAGACGGGAACGGGGAAGAGACAGGGACGGCCGGAGCAGAGATGGTGAGGACAGGAAACGGGAGGATAGCGTTGACACATCAAG GAAAAGGAAGGAGCGGTCACGGACTAAGTCTCGTTCTCCGTCAGTGAAGAAGCCTAGGGACAGTTCCCCGGCATTGTCCACACTCAGCAAGAAGTCACAACGGGAACCAGATATAGACAAACACAGCGAGAAG GGCAGTGTGTGTGGTAGCGAGAGGTCACGCAGGTCAAGGACACGAAAATCACGGAAAGATGAGGAGAAACGTGAGAACAGGAAACCGCTAAAAGGAAGT GATGTGGAGGGTCGGGAGAAgaagaggtcaaggtcaaggtcacattccCGGGATAGCAAGGACAGCAAGAGACAGAGGCTGGATAGTTTCTCAGAAG GAGAAGGTCAGTTAGCGGGCTTTGTGATCAAGGATACAGTCGGCTCTGACAGGGAAG ATGGAGGCAACCTGGACAACATTGACCCCAACTTCAGTGATTGGTCAGACGAGGACTCTGATGATGATATCCTCAACAGGCCAGGAGAAAAT TCGCCTAAGAAGCCTGATGTTGATGGTGATGTGAAGGGAAGCCCCACTGACAGCCCAACAGTGGAGGGTCAGGAGGAGGGCAAGCAGGCAGGGGACGGGGAAGGGG AACCTGAGGAGCTAGAGTCTATATCTTCAGATGAAGTCGGGCTTGTCGACCGCGTGAAGTTGG CGGCTGTGGATGCCCTGCAGATTGACTGGTCAAGCCTGGCCCGTGATGAACGCCCAGTGCTACAGACTGGCTCAGCCCTGCAGCGGTTTAAGCCGGGGGCATTATTCGCGAGGATGGGCGTGTCACGGGCATACGCAGGAGAGGAGGTGTATAAGCAGGTGCTGGAGACGTGCAGACAACACGAGAAAGAGGACAGCAAGAAAGAGGACAGCG TCAAAGAACCAGAAGACAGTCCTCCAACCGcagaaaaagaaacagaaatcAAACAGGAGATTACTAGCGAAGATCCCACAAAGCCAATAGAATCAAAGACTGTAGAAAAATCACCAGTGACAGAGGAAACGATCAACCCAGAGGATAAAGACTTTAATTTCCTCAGTGATGTTGCCATGCTCCATTCTTCAGCACTACAGAAACTGAGAGAGCGTAGATCCCTGATGTCCAACATCGGGTCATACCGTCGAGCGCTGTGTGCACGCAGGGACCTAGAAATGAGAAGACAACTCTGCAAGGCTGATAAG GTGCTGGATGTGAGCCAGCTGTTCACTAGCCAGGATATGGACATAGAACTATTCAGACAGAGTGTACAGTTGCTCCGACAGGCCAGACACCCTGACACGGTGGAGAAACAGGTTCCTGACACGCCTGGTGATCACACACTCGGGAATCACTCGCCCACACCCATTGCCTGTCCATGA